In candidate division TA06 bacterium, a genomic segment contains:
- a CDS encoding lasso peptide biosynthesis protein, which translates to MSKKALYLMLLGLVWSGSLVWFGLGRAGCQPAEHKVRPRALSDSEQWHGIYYQYQKIGHSVTLTRVLTQGGQAVSNKSLMRLPLMGEVRQVSTVLNYELDRNYRLTSFEFKMAGAAEISVKGRVQGKQLSLEILSNGQSQSAELDIPGSIVMPEALEPMLIGKSLTPGKEYDFSVFDPASMAVVPLLVKVIGPDSILLEGRWTQATKLEISFSGSKSHAWVDSLGQTVKEDGPLGITMIRQTKEQALALPKDFPEMDLLSNIAVPALNGGLPKARETERMVIAISGVSLKELDVSGGRQAITDSQKQIVQITTEQTSELQPVNGKPDKLEEYLMPTVLIQSEDEDVKQLALKLTKGLTDPWQKALVLEKWVYENLEKTMTVSLPSAVEVLQSRRGDCNEHATLFAALARAAGLPAKICLGVVYLDGKFYYHAWNSVYCGKWIELDPTFGQAPADAARLRLVEGDLSQQTRLLSAFGNLKIEILEHRP; encoded by the coding sequence ATGTCCAAAAAAGCGCTATACCTGATGCTGCTGGGCCTGGTCTGGTCTGGCTCCCTGGTTTGGTTCGGCTTGGGCCGGGCGGGCTGCCAGCCGGCGGAGCATAAGGTCCGGCCCCGGGCCCTGTCTGATTCCGAGCAATGGCACGGCATCTATTACCAGTACCAGAAGATCGGCCACTCGGTCACCCTGACCAGGGTTTTAACCCAAGGCGGACAGGCGGTTTCCAACAAGTCGCTGATGCGGCTGCCGCTAATGGGCGAGGTCCGCCAGGTGTCCACCGTTTTGAACTACGAGCTGGACAGGAATTACCGGCTGACCAGCTTTGAATTCAAGATGGCCGGGGCGGCCGAGATCTCGGTCAAGGGCCGGGTCCAAGGCAAGCAGTTGAGTTTGGAGATACTGTCCAACGGCCAGAGCCAGAGCGCCGAGTTGGACATCCCCGGCTCCATCGTCATGCCCGAGGCTTTGGAACCGATGCTTATAGGCAAGAGCCTGACCCCCGGCAAAGAGTATGATTTTTCGGTGTTTGACCCGGCTTCCATGGCGGTGGTGCCCCTGTTGGTGAAAGTGATCGGCCCCGATTCCATTTTGCTGGAAGGCCGCTGGACCCAAGCCACCAAACTGGAGATAAGTTTTTCCGGCTCCAAAAGCCACGCCTGGGTGGACAGTTTGGGCCAGACCGTAAAAGAGGACGGCCCGCTGGGGATAACCATGATCCGCCAGACAAAGGAGCAGGCCCTGGCCCTGCCCAAGGATTTTCCAGAAATGGACCTGCTCAGCAATATTGCAGTGCCGGCGCTTAATGGCGGGCTGCCGAAGGCCCGGGAAACCGAACGAATGGTGATCGCAATCTCAGGCGTATCCCTTAAAGAGCTGGATGTTTCCGGCGGGCGGCAGGCGATCACCGACAGTCAAAAACAAATCGTACAAATCACCACGGAGCAAACTTCCGAACTTCAACCTGTAAACGGCAAACCGGACAAACTGGAAGAGTATTTAATGCCCACCGTGTTGATCCAGTCGGAAGACGAAGATGTCAAACAGCTGGCTTTAAAACTGACCAAGGGCTTGACCGATCCTTGGCAAAAGGCTTTGGTTTTGGAGAAATGGGTTTATGAGAATTTGGAGAAAACCATGACCGTCAGCCTGCCCTCGGCGGTGGAGGTGCTGCAATCTCGGCGGGGCGACTGCAACGAGCACGCCACTTTGTTTGCCGCCTTGGCCCGGGCCGCCGGCCTGCCGGCCAAGATCTGCCTGGGAGTGGTTTATCTGGACGGCAAGTTTTACTATCACGCCTGGAATTCGGTCTACTGCGGTAAATGGATTGAGTTGGATCCCACCTTCGGCCAGGCCCCGGCCGACGCCGCCCGGCTGCGCTTGGTGGAGGGCGACCTCAGCCAGCAGACCCGTTTGCTCAGTGCCTTCGGAAATTTGAAGATCGAGATACTGGAGCACCGGCCATGA